Proteins co-encoded in one Perca flavescens isolate YP-PL-M2 chromosome 11, PFLA_1.0, whole genome shotgun sequence genomic window:
- the LOC114564276 gene encoding histidine-rich glycoprotein-like, producing MFTSESYSQLPATASTRQQHAINTPRHQHANNTPSTRQQHTINTPSTPNQHTINTPTTRHQHTINTPTTHHQHAINTPTTGQQHTINTPSTLQEHATPSTCQPHAINTQTTRHQHAINTASTRQQHIINTPTTLHQHAINTPSTRHQHAINTPTTHHQHANNTPSTRYQHTINMPSTRHQHTINTPTTYHQHAINTPSTRHQPANNTPTTRHQHSINTPRTHHAINMPTTRHQHGINTPTTHHQHAINTPSTRHQHTINTPSTRHQHTNNRPTTHHQHAINTPRTRHQHATPSTCQPHAINTASTRQQHIINTPSTRHQHTINTPSTRHQHTINIPSTRHAINTPSTRHQHSINMPSTRHQHAINTPSTRHQHIINTPRHQHAINTSSTRHAINTPSTRPAINTPRHQHAINTPSTRHHTLNTHVGVIKA from the coding sequence ATGTTCACATCAGAGTCCTACAGCCAGCTGCCGGCCACGGCATCAACACGCCAACAACACGCCATCAACACGCCACGCCACCAACATGCCAACAACACGCCATCAACACGCCAACAACACACCATCAACACGCCATCAACACCCAATCAACACACCATCAACACACCAACAACACGCCATCAACACACCATCAACACGCCAACAACACATCATCAACACGCCATCAACACGCCAACAACAGGCCAACAACACACCATCAACACGCCATCAACACTCCAAGAACACGCCACGCCATCAACATGCCAACCACACGCCATCAACACGCAAACCACACGCCATCAACACGCCATCAACACGGCATCAACACGCCAACAACACATCATCAACACGCCAACAACACTCCATCAACACGCCATCAACACACCATCAACACGCCATCAACACGCCATCAACACGCCAACAACACATCATCAACACGCCAACAACACTCCATCAACACGCTATCAACACACCATCAACATGCCATCAACACGCCATCAACACACCATCAACACGCCAACAACATATCATCAACACGCCATCAACACGCCATCAACACGCCATCAACCCGCCAACAACACGCCAACAACACGCCATCAACACTCCATCAACACGCCAAGAACACACCACGCCATCAACATGCCAACAACACGCCATCAACACGGCATCAACACGCCAACAACACATCATCAACACGCCATCAACACTCCATCAACACGCCATCAACACACCATCAACACGCCATCAACACGCCATCAACACACCAACAACAGACCAACAACACATCATCAACATGCCATCAACACTCCAAGAACACGCCATCAACACGCCACGCCATCAACATGCCAACCACACGCCATCAACACGGCATCAACACGCCAACAACACATCATCAACACGCCATCAACACGCCATCAACACACCATTAACACGCCATCAACACGCCATCAACACACAATCAACATTCCATCAACACGCCACGCCATCAACACGCCATCAACACGCCATCAACACTCCATCAACATGCCATCAACACGCCATCAACACGCCATCAACACTCCATCAACACGCCATCAACACATCATCAACACGCCACGCCATCAACACGCCATCAACACATCATCAACACGCCACGCCATCAACACACCATCAACACGCCCCGCCATCAACACGCCACGCCATCAACACGCCATCAACACACCATCAACACGCCATCATACCCTCAACACACATGTTGGCGTGATTAAGGCCTAA